A DNA window from Solanum lycopersicum chromosome 3, SLM_r2.1 contains the following coding sequences:
- the LOC101253676 gene encoding mini zinc finger protein 3, with product MMKKRQVVVRRISSGSSTIRNVRYVECQRNHAANIGGYAVDGCREFMATGDDGTAALTCAACGCHRNFHRREVDGGEVVSESS from the coding sequence atgatgaaaaagagACAAGTTGTGGTGAGAAGGATCAGCAGTGGATCATCGACGATTAGGAACGTACGATACGTTGAATGTCAAAGGAACCATGCGGCAAATATCGGAGGTTACGCCGTCGACGGCTGCCGTGAATTCATGGCAACCGGAGATGATGGAACCGCCGCCCTTACTTGTGCAGCGTGTGGATGTCACCGGAATTTTCACCGGAGAGAAGTTGATGGCGGCGAAGTTGTTTCTGAGTCCTCTTAG